In Aegilops tauschii subsp. strangulata cultivar AL8/78 chromosome 3, Aet v6.0, whole genome shotgun sequence, one genomic interval encodes:
- the LOC109771103 gene encoding G-type lectin S-receptor-like serine/threonine-protein kinase At4g27290 yields MSRIIAHPFSRTIPTALSCRVAHHLPVTNYARIRAPDFRGRERGERMRAAHARALLVVLATTCLSVSIATDTIDQAASITGNQTLVSAGGIFRLGFYNPPGSSDARAYLGIWYAGIPVQTVVWVANRQNPVVSSPGVLKFSPDGRLVIVDGLNATVWSSAAPTRNITTKAAAQLLDDGNFVLSSDGSGSSQSVAWQSFDYPTDTMLPGMKLGVDLRNGIARNITSCRSPTDPSPGAYTFKLVMGGLPEFFLFRGPERIYASGPWNGVVLTGVQNLNAEGYTFMVVSNADETYYAYYVSDPSALSRLILDGATGQLQSYVWGNGAWSSYWYHPSDPCDSYYKCGAFGFGVCEVGQPPKCSCLPGFRPRSPEQWEQRGWSGGCTRSANLSCGAGDGFWPVNRMKLPEATEATVRPDMTLAECRQLCLGNCSCRAYAAANISGGVSHGCVIWGVDLLDMRQYPVVVQDVYIRLARSEVDALNAEANRQRPNRSVVIPVVTTIFGVLLVVAVACCYFLRTKAVTKRQAGMPPRTRGDVFPLGSRKNSALRTKQDRQINESRMSSEKDLELPLFDLEVILAATDNFSADSKIGQGGFGPVYMAKLEDGQEVAVKRLSKKSVQGVVEFKNEVKLIAKLQHRNLVRLLGCCIDDQERMLVYEFMHNNSLDTFIFDEGKRKLLGWKNRFEIILGIARGLLYLHEDSRVRIIHRDLKASNVLLDKNMIPKISDFGIARMFGGDQTTAYTTKVIGTYGYMSPEYAMDGVFSMKSDIYSFGVLVLEIITGKKNRGFYDDEHDLSLLGYSWKLWKEGRSADLLDEAMGGSIDYNVVLRCIQVALLCVEVHPKNRPLMSLVVMMLSSENATLPEPNEPGVNIGKSTDTDYSQTLTGTGFTGDAMNDR; encoded by the exons ATGTCTAGGATTATTGCGCATCCATTCTCTCGCACGATACCCACCGCGCTCTCATGCAGAGTTGCACACCATCTCCCGGTTACAAACTACGCTCGTATTCGGGCGCCCGATTTCAGAGGGAGGGAGCGAGGAGAGAGGATGAGGGCGGCGCATGCGCGCGCTCTCCTCGTCGTCTTGGCCACCACCTGCCTCTCCGTCTCCATCGCCACCGACACCATCGACCAGGCCGCGTCCATCACCGGCAACCAGACGCTCGTCTCGGCCGGTGGAATCTTCAGGCTCGGCTTCTACAACCCGCCCGGAAGCTCCGATGCCAGAGCCTACCTCGGCATTTGGTACGCGGGCATCCCGGTACAGACCGTCGTGTGGGTCGCCAACCGCCAGAACCCGGTCGTCAGCTCCCCAGGCGTCCTCAAGTTCTCCCCCGACGGCCGCCTCGTCATCGTCGACGGCCTGAACGCCACCGTCTGGTCCTCCGCGGCGCCCACCAGAAACATAACCACCAAGGCCGCCGCTCAGCTTCTCGACGACGGCAACTTCGTCCTGAGCTCTGACGGGAGTGGGTCGAGCCAGAGCGTGGCGTGGCAGAGCTTCGACTACCCGACGGACACGATGCTCCCCGGCATGAAGCTCGGGGTGGACCTCAGGAACGGCATCGCCAGAAACATCACGTCGTGTAGAAGCCCGACCGACCCCTCGCCGGGGGCCTACACGTTCAAGCTAGTCATGGGCGGACTGCCCGAGTTCTTCCTTTTCCGCGGCCCGGAGAGGATCTACGCGAGCGGGCCGTGGAACGGCGTGGTGCTCACCGGCGTGCAGAACCTCAACGCCGAGGGCTACACGTTCATGGTCGTGTCCAACGCCGACGAGACGTACTACGCCTACTACGTCAGCGACCCGTCGGCGCTGTCGCGGCTGATCCTGGACGGCGCGACGGGGCAGCTGCAGAGCTACGTGTGGGGCAATGGCGCGTGGAGCAGCTACTGGTACCACCCGAGCGACCCGTGCGACAGCTACTACAAGTGCGGGGCGTTCGGTTTCGGCGTGTGCGAGGTTGGCCAGCCCCCCAAGTGTAGCTGCCTGCCGGGGTTCAGGCCGCGGTCGCCGGAGCAGTGGGAGCAGAGGGGCTGGTCCGGTGGCTGCACCAGGAGCGCCAACCTGAGCTGTGGGGCTGGAGACGGCTTCTGGCCGGTGAACCGGATGAAGCTGCCGGAGGCGACGGAAGCGACGGTGCGCCCCGACATGACTCTGGCCGAGTGCAGGCAGCTGTGCCTGGGTAACTGCAGCTGCAGGGCGTACGCCGCCGCCAACATTAGCGGGGGAGTCAGCCACGGGTGCGTCATTTGGGGCGTGGACCTGCTTGACATGAGGCAGTACCCGGTGGTCGTGCAGGATGTATATATCCGGCTCGCACGTTCCGAGGTCGACGCCTTGAACGCCGAAG CTAACCGTCAGCGTCCAAACAGGAGCGTGGTGATCCCTGTCGTCACAACTATTTTCGGCGTGCTTCTCGTGGTGGCGGTTGCCTGCTGCTATTTCTTGAGAACCAAGGCGGTCACAAAGCGTCAGGCTGGAATGCCACCAAGGACAAGGGGTGACGTGTTTCCCCTAGGGAGCAGGAAAAATTCAGCGCTGAGGACAAAACAGGATCGACAGATCAATGAGAGCAGGATGAGCAGTGAAAAAGATCTTGAACTTCCGTTGTTCGATCTAGAAGTGATTCTAGCTGCAACAGACAACTTCTCTGCGGATAGTAAGATAGGACAAGGCGGATTTGGTCCCGTTTATATG GCAAAACTCGAAGATGGACAAGAAGTAGCTGTAAAAAGGTTATCCAAGAAATCAGTACAGGGGGTTGTGGAATTCAAGAACGAGGTAAAACTGATCGCAAAGCTTCAGCATAGGAACCTCGTGAGGCTGCTAGGCTGCTGCATCGACGACCAAGAGAGAATGCTAGTGTACGAGTTCATGCACAACAACAGCTTAGACACGTTCATATTTG ATGAAGGAAAGCGCAAGTTACTAGGATGGAAGAACCGATTTGAGATCATTCTGGGGATTGCACGGGGTTTGCTATACCTCCATGAGGATTCAAGGGTCAGGATCATCCATAGGGATTTAAAGGCAAGCAATGTGTTATTAGACAAGAACATGATTCCCAAAATCTCAGACTTTGGTATTGCAAGAATGTTTGGAGGTGATCAGACAACTGCATATACCACCAAGGTCATCGGTACATA CGGCTACATGTCTCCAGAATATGCAATGGATGGCGTGTTCTCTATGAAATCCGATATCTATAGCTTTGGTGTACTGGTGCTAGAGATCATCACCGGCAAGAAGAATCGAGGATTTTACGACGATGAGCATGATCTGAGCCTCCTTGGTTAT TCATGGAAGTTGTGGAAAGAAGGTCGGAGTGCGGATTTACTGGATGAAGCAATGGGCGGCTCCATTGACTACAATGTGGTGCTCAGATGCATACAGGTTGCTCTCCTTTGTGTTGAAGTGCATCCTAAGAACAGGCCACTGATGTCTTTAGTTGTCATGATGCTAAGCAGTGAGAATGCAACATTGCCAGAGCCAAATGAACCTGGGGTAAATATTGGGAAGAGCACGGACACGGATTATTCTCAAACCCTCACTGGAACCGGTTTTACAGGGGATGCAATGAATGATAGGTAG